GGTCTCATTTGTCTCATTTAATGTAGGGCCTACAGTACGCCCAAAATCTGCACTCAACAAGTGAAAAACTGCTTTAAAGGGATATGATATAAATATGAATGTCCACATTCCACTGTATGGCtttaaaaaatatctaaattcTAAATGTTGgaatttaatttggaaaataCAACAGTGGCctaattaacaataataataactgaaaataaaaatatttagacaTAAAAAATTTTTAAGTACCTGTTAGCAGCATGCTAAGCGCTGAAGTGACAAAAGGAAAAccctacgtgtttttttttttttttttttttttttttacaacacgcTGCTCGCTCGTCACAAACAACAAGAGCCGGCTCAGGTCGACTGAAGGCGGAGAGCAAACACGGCCTCCGTGGTTTGAGGCCCTTCCCGACACATAATATAACCTCGTTCCCATACCGTGACGATGATGTTACGTTACAACATTAACGATGACGGCAAAAGCACTTGAAAGTCAAAGATACGTCTCCAAAACTACACCCGCGGCCAAGGTGTTCCTCAGCTCTTTCACCTCCGGGCGAGCTGACTGGGGCGCCCCATGTCCTCGACAGAAGAGTTGTGTGTACTCTCGGACGACAACTCGGTCCTCCCCACAATGTACTCTTCCGGCTCCGAGGACAACCAGTTTTCGCCCGGAGCCCGAATTCATTCCAAGTCCTCTGGCTATGACGTGCTGTCGGTCCTGGGTCGCGGTGCCTACGGGAACGTGGTTAAATGTCGGAAGACCTCCGATAATAAGACCGTGGCGGTTAAGACCATCAAGAACCACGGAGCATCAGCCAAACGGGCCATATATGAAGTGGGTGACGTCCATTAATTAACCACCTGTGTACTAACGACTTGCCCACCGTATCAAGTCATGTATACATTGTgtcggtgctttttttttttttttttttttgtcatgcatgcttgaaaaaaaaaaaatcaatttcatataattttaattgactatttttcttacaaatatttattgtagTTATAACGTGTGTACATGAAGACTTTGGCTCTCAAAGGAGCACCGTTTGCTATTGTTGAGTATGATACGTTGGTTTACAGTAAAATTGGATGAGCAACAAATCTAGTGACTATTTtttgggcccgagcagctaaacctgctgttttattttttttgtttttttttttttgttttttttttttgttattggacATTGGCCCGTGATGGCTTCACGCAGGCATCATTCATTTGCCATCCAGAGTTGGACATAGAAGGTAAAGCGTCCTTCTCTGAGGGATTGAGTCCTTATCAGTCTTCATTAACACTGCTGATCCTAGCGTTTATACCAAATGAATATTGATTATCTCATAGAAAATCCATCCAATATCTGAACCACTGTCATTGTGTTCATAGATTCTTGCCCTGTTAAAAATCAAAAAGATGGATGCTGACAAATGCCACCTGGTGCAATGGAACAGCATCTTCAGCATCACCGGACATGTTTGCATTGAGTTTGAGCTGTTGGACAAAAGTCTGTATGACTTTGTAAAAGAGCGAAATTTCCGGCCTCTTCAGCTGAAAGAGATCAGGCCAGTTGTCCATCAGGTATGTTACcctcgggggggaaaaaaaaatagcttttgtAATGTTAATCTTGTGATGTTGGACTTGTTGGAATGACCTTTTAGCTGGCAGACATGCTGGACCACTTGAAGGTCTCACAGATCATACACGCGGACCTCAACATGGAGAACGTGATGCTGGTCAACCAGATGCAGCAACCGTACAAGATAAAGGTGATCGACTTTGGCCTGGCCGCTCAGGTGTCCAACGTCAAACAGGGCTCCCTCATTCAGACACTCCCCTATCGGTGAGTCAGATTAAATCAGTATACGCTGACTCTCATATGTAGTTATGAGGTCACCAAATTATTAGAAACATGTAGAATATATTAACACTGCTgccttaaattaaattattgatgaattgttctgtgggtttacatactgtatttaaatagtaatttaaatgaatttttttgGCTAAAGAACACCTAAATGTGTCATcaccaaaatgttgaaaaattcgGATTCAATCTCTTTATTTCAATGTATATTTTAACACATCTGATATGGTTGCGTTTCCACTAACGGAATACAGTGACAGACAGCGCGGAAGTAAACGGAAATACATAAGTAATACAATTTGGAAGTGTGCGACTTGGGCAAAGTAGTGTAGTGTTTTTGGGTAATTTTTCTTAATTACCccctaaggtaaaaaaaaaaaagaagaaaaaaaaagaaaagcaaaaacaaagaaacctCTTCACACAAAAGATTGTTAATCATTTCGCTCTCCAGGTCTCCGGAAGTTCTGTTGGGTGCACCATTCACGGAAGCCATAGACATCTGGTCAGTAGGCTGCATCGCTGCATTTTTGTACACGGGCACCCTACTCTATCCTGGAAAAACTGAATACGACATGGTAAGTATAAGTAAGTATACATTTACCCTCATTTAAAATGTGCATAACGACAATAAAGTGAAAGATCAGTTTAGCCATTATTTATGTgtaggaaagaaaatgttcccTACAAATGTACTTCACCCGTCTCATTAGTTGTCACACCGATGTGAAAAGTTGACCCCTCCAAAGTCAGAATGCTTTGAACATGAATCCACTTATGTCACAATTTCTGGTATACAgcatgttctttttctttttttaaacacattgtgTTGTAGATGCCTCTTACACAAAGTCAACTAggataaatattaaaaacatagatggatggatgcaaattCCGAATGATCCTGAGTCTGGTGTTGTATTTTCAGGTCAGGTACATTGTGGAGACTCAAGGCCAGCCTCCGGATCAAGTTCTTGAAGCTGGACTCCAGACCAGCTGCTACTTCCAGAGGGAGCGCAATTTCAGCTGGAAGCTCAAGGTGTGTGCCGCTGATTACCTTTCCTTAAAGAATACAGAAACCAggtttgccttgagccttgtctCTTCAGACACCAGAACAGTACCAGAAAGAGACCACCTCAGTACCCAAAGACACCAGACGCTTTAAATTCCGCTCTCTTGATCGCCTTCTTCATGTAAGCAGTCTATCATCTTGACTTGAAAAGAATGTCAACGTATGACATGGGCAAATTTATTTAGTTCCAGCCGGGAATTTTGAACACCAGGCATATTGCCAACAAAGCGGCCAAGACAGTCGACGTGCAGAAGTTTGTGGAGCTGCTGAAGGGAATGTTGCAGCTTGACGCCGCCCAGCGGTTGACGCCTCGCCAGGTGCTGGAGCACGAATTCAGCACCATGAGTCACCTTGAGCCACTTCATGACACCAGCTCTCAGTAAGTCAATACTGTGGAGCCTCTAAAGTCCATGTTTCCAGGGGAAATCATTTCCAGGCTCAGCTTCTCAGTCATAAAACTCAAATTATATTTGTTTACACTTAAAAGAAGTGAATTGTCCAAGTTTACaatgtagtcttttttttttctttttttcttggaagccTGTACTGGGAAGTTTAGTAATTGTTAAGATCCTTGAATTATAATGTATATGTTATTTGAACTAATAGACATCTGAAGTACTCATTTTTAAACTGTGTGCATATCAAATAATCATAATTAGACTGAAATTATATAATAACGCAGCATGTGGGCTTCTATAAGACAAATGGTTTCTGGTTGGACATGAGAGACAAGCGCATATCCACCTACATGTGTATTTTACACCCTACAACATTAATTTCTGTTGTGAGGCACTCCTGCAGATAACATGAAAAGGCGTGAAATGTTGCTGTATGCTTTGAAGAGGGGGATAAAAAGTCTTGCCATATGTtggccacacacacaaaaacgaaGCCACTGACTGTAGtccaaataatgaaaacaaaaattgtgtttaatATGGAAAGATAATGTGAGCTATTTGTTGCTTTTAAGTGCTGCAGTCACTcatttaagtcattttttttaactcactgtccaaagacatgcatggcaggttaattggacgctccgaattgtccctaggtgtggttgtgagtgtggatggttgttcgtctctgtgtgccccatgattggctggcaaccagttcagggtgtaccccgcctactgcccaaagccagctgagataggctccagcaccccctcaaccattttgaggaataagcggtcaagaaaatggatggatggatggatggatggatggatggatggatctttgCCACATTCAATACAGCTGTAACATTTATGTATTGTAAATGTTGTCTTTTTCCAAAGGCGCCATTCAAGACTTTTGCTGTGCAAATAGATTACAGTATATGATCATAAAAAATAGGTAGCAGATTAAAGTAGTTTGAGTGCTTCTCAATCATATTTCTTTTCCAATTATTTGTTAGgccaaggaagaaaaaaatat
Above is a genomic segment from Festucalex cinctus isolate MCC-2025b chromosome 4, RoL_Fcin_1.0, whole genome shotgun sequence containing:
- the LOC144017833 gene encoding homeodomain-interacting protein kinase 1-like, giving the protein MSSTEELCVLSDDNSVLPTMYSSGSEDNQFSPGARIHSKSSGYDVLSVLGRGAYGNVVKCRKTSDNKTVAVKTIKNHGASAKRAIYEILALLKIKKMDADKCHLVQWNSIFSITGHVCIEFELLDKSLYDFVKERNFRPLQLKEIRPVVHQLADMLDHLKVSQIIHADLNMENVMLVNQMQQPYKIKVIDFGLAAQVSNVKQGSLIQTLPYRSPEVLLGAPFTEAIDIWSVGCIAAFLYTGTLLYPGKTEYDMVRYIVETQGQPPDQVLEAGLQTSCYFQRERNFSWKLKTPEQYQKETTSVPKDTRRFKFRSLDRLLHFQPGILNTRHIANKAAKTVDVQKFVELLKGMLQLDAAQRLTPRQVLEHEFSTMSHLEPLHDTSSHVQSCYHMMSVCSNKTTLQSLDGTGFDPSALNEPHDDEPCCCSPTSPEVYEIMAQGQRSDPS